Proteins encoded in a region of the Deltaproteobacteria bacterium genome:
- the xseA gene encoding exodeoxyribonuclease VII large subunit — MPKPSDIGMPLFDRLVDGELREDAPQPGDRDHPLSVSDAIQLAQRALKARIGTIWIEGEAVQVKRAASGHVYFCLQDGRDGRLNAVLWRADAARLRFALEEGQHLLCRGELGIYPAAGKLQFYAKAIEPAGIGAEALALEQLKRALAAEGLFDPARKRPLPRLPRRIGVVTSRSGAAVHDIVRVVHRRFPVPILVADAQVQGAAAPEQIVAALEAIVRHPVDVVIVGRGGGSAADLAAFNDERVVRAIAACPVPVISAVGHEVDVTLADLAADCRAATPSQAGELAVPVRDELVDALVKLERRLARELIVRVRDERQRIDRWTAAAQRAIATAVATRRRDLAELQRRVELHHPRARLERHRGEVRQLEAAAAAAFDRRRTAAGRDLAELAARLDALSPLRTLDRGYAIARAGDRVITDARSVAPGDGIGVVLARGRLDCTVEHVHEPEEDREPEPA, encoded by the coding sequence ATGCCGAAGCCGTCCGACATCGGGATGCCGCTGTTCGACCGGCTGGTCGACGGCGAGTTGCGGGAGGATGCCCCCCAGCCGGGGGACCGCGACCACCCGCTGTCGGTGAGCGACGCGATTCAACTGGCGCAGCGCGCCCTCAAGGCGCGCATCGGCACGATCTGGATCGAGGGCGAGGCGGTCCAGGTCAAGCGCGCGGCGTCCGGCCATGTCTATTTCTGTCTCCAGGACGGACGCGACGGCCGACTCAACGCGGTGCTGTGGCGCGCCGACGCGGCGCGGCTCCGGTTCGCTCTCGAAGAGGGCCAGCACCTGTTGTGTCGCGGTGAACTCGGCATCTACCCCGCCGCGGGCAAGCTGCAGTTCTACGCGAAGGCGATCGAACCCGCCGGCATCGGCGCCGAGGCGCTCGCGCTCGAGCAGCTCAAGCGGGCGCTGGCCGCCGAAGGGTTGTTCGACCCCGCGCGCAAGCGACCGCTCCCGCGACTGCCGCGGCGGATCGGCGTGGTCACGTCGCGCTCGGGCGCGGCGGTGCACGACATCGTGCGGGTCGTGCACCGTCGGTTCCCGGTGCCGATTCTCGTTGCCGACGCGCAAGTGCAAGGCGCGGCCGCGCCAGAGCAGATCGTCGCGGCGCTCGAAGCGATCGTACGACATCCGGTCGACGTCGTGATCGTCGGTCGCGGCGGCGGCTCGGCCGCCGACCTGGCGGCGTTCAATGACGAGCGCGTGGTGCGCGCGATTGCGGCCTGCCCCGTGCCGGTGATCAGCGCCGTGGGACACGAAGTAGACGTCACGCTCGCCGACCTCGCCGCCGACTGCCGCGCGGCGACGCCGTCGCAGGCCGGCGAACTCGCGGTCCCCGTGCGCGACGAGCTGGTCGACGCGCTGGTCAAGCTCGAGCGGCGGCTGGCCCGCGAGCTGATCGTGCGCGTCCGCGATGAACGCCAGCGGATCGATCGCTGGACCGCGGCCGCGCAGCGCGCGATCGCCACGGCCGTCGCGACGCGCCGGCGCGACCTGGCCGAGCTACAGCGCCGCGTCGAGTTGCACCACCCGCGCGCGCGGCTCGAACGACACCGCGGCGAAGTCCGGCAGCTCGAGGCCGCGGCCGCCGCGGCATTCGACCGGCGGCGCACGGCGGCCGGCCGCGACCTGGCCGAGCTGGCGGCGCGCCTGGACGCGTTGAGCCCGCTGCGCACGCTCGACCGAGGCTACGCGATCGCGCGCGCGGGCGACCGCGTGATCACCGATGCGCGGTCGGTCGCCCCGGGCGACGGAATCGGCGTGGTGTTGGCGCGGGGACGGCTCGACTGCACCGTGGAGCACGTACATGAGCCGGAAGAAGACCGCGAGCCAGAGCCAGCGTAA
- a CDS encoding cysteine--tRNA ligase — MTPIRLYDSLRKQKVPFEPREPGKVSMYLCGPTTYDSAHLGHARSAISFDLVRRAFRFLGYEVTFVRNITDVDDKIIQRANERGEDPVALARRYADEYNRDMAMLGVLPPDVEPRVSEHIEPIIQLIQRLVDAGKAYAVDGDVYFAVDTFPSYGQLSGQSIDDLRAGARVEVDQRKRAPVDFALWKAAKPGEPAWDSPWGKGRPGWHIECSAMTWKHLGEAFDVHGGGKDLVFPHHENEIAQSQGAFGPASFARYWMHNGFVNLNDEKMSKSLGNFFSIAEVIRHHDPEAVRLFLLSHHIRSPINLEVVDRDGEPAFPDLEQAERRLEYFYTTLKRLDAFNRAAPDPGDGPVVDGADALVPEVRAALADDFNAPVAIAALGEAARLANKLLDEGKGGPKDVRRRSLRRLAADIRSVANDALGLLSRDPDAFLTARRDRLASKRGIDVQAVERLVAERAEARKRKDFAAADELRDRLAHMGVEVLDTPAGAEWRVAD; from the coding sequence GTGACGCCGATCCGCCTGTACGACTCTCTCCGCAAGCAAAAGGTTCCGTTCGAGCCGCGCGAGCCCGGCAAGGTGTCGATGTACCTGTGCGGTCCGACGACGTACGACTCCGCGCATCTGGGCCACGCGCGGTCGGCGATCTCGTTCGACCTCGTGCGGCGCGCGTTCCGCTTCCTCGGCTACGAGGTCACGTTCGTCCGCAACATCACGGACGTGGACGACAAGATCATCCAGCGCGCGAACGAGCGCGGCGAGGACCCGGTCGCGCTCGCGCGCCGCTACGCCGACGAATACAACCGCGACATGGCGATGCTCGGCGTGCTGCCACCGGACGTCGAGCCGCGCGTGAGCGAACACATCGAGCCGATCATCCAACTCATCCAGCGACTCGTCGATGCGGGCAAGGCCTACGCGGTCGACGGCGACGTGTACTTCGCCGTCGACACGTTCCCGAGTTACGGCCAACTCAGCGGCCAGTCGATCGACGACCTGCGCGCCGGCGCCCGGGTCGAGGTCGATCAGCGCAAGCGGGCGCCGGTGGACTTCGCACTGTGGAAGGCCGCGAAGCCGGGCGAGCCCGCGTGGGACTCCCCGTGGGGCAAGGGGCGGCCGGGCTGGCACATCGAGTGCTCCGCGATGACGTGGAAGCACCTCGGGGAGGCGTTCGATGTCCACGGCGGCGGCAAAGACCTCGTGTTCCCGCATCACGAAAACGAGATCGCGCAGTCGCAAGGCGCGTTTGGTCCAGCGTCGTTTGCGCGGTACTGGATGCACAACGGATTCGTCAACCTCAACGACGAGAAGATGTCGAAGTCGCTCGGCAACTTCTTTTCGATTGCCGAGGTGATTCGCCACCACGACCCCGAAGCGGTGCGCTTGTTTCTGCTGTCGCATCACATTCGTTCCCCCATCAACCTCGAGGTCGTCGACCGCGACGGCGAGCCCGCGTTTCCGGACCTCGAGCAGGCCGAGCGACGGCTCGAGTATTTCTACACGACCCTCAAGCGGCTCGACGCGTTCAACCGGGCCGCCCCCGATCCGGGCGACGGGCCGGTCGTCGACGGCGCCGACGCGCTGGTGCCCGAGGTCCGTGCGGCGCTGGCCGACGACTTCAACGCGCCGGTCGCGATCGCTGCGCTCGGCGAGGCGGCGCGACTGGCCAACAAGCTGCTCGACGAGGGCAAGGGGGGGCCGAAGGACGTGCGGCGCCGGTCATTGCGCCGGCTCGCCGCGGACATCCGGTCGGTCGCCAACGATGCGCTCGGCCTGCTGTCGCGGGACCCGGATGCGTTCTTGACCGCCCGCCGCGACCGGCTGGCGAGCAAGCGGGGCATCGACGTGCAGGCCGTCGAGCGATTGGTAGCCGAGCGCGCGGAGGCCCGCAAGCGCAAGGACTTTGCCGCCGCGGACGAGCTGCGCGATCGCCTCGCGCACATGGGCGTCGAAGTGCTCGACACGCCGGCCGGCGCCGAGTGGCGCGTCGCGG